One genomic region from Rosa rugosa chromosome 1, drRosRugo1.1, whole genome shotgun sequence encodes:
- the LOC133730784 gene encoding B3 domain-containing protein Os04g0386900-like: MHLFVNFLESGYEKVFAFSIFEGLMCEGSFVCEIVKPVVDPEMAKSSSNPVVELNGEEFWPLSGKPYFDVILTKSHVKPIYQLGIPAKLEPVLPSGSIHTVLTFGGKSWEMTYNGEKRHKQFDRKSWGAFVDENNLKAGDGLVFELKECNSTQIGFRVQILRGDIPDELLEKANREAEKPIVIQ; this comes from the exons ATGCATCTGTTTGTCAATTTTCTGGAATCAGGTTATGAGAAAGTTTTTGCCTTTTCAATCTTTGAGGGACTGATGTGTGAAGG ATCATTTGTATGTGAAATTGTGAAGCCAGTTGTAGACCCCGAAATGGCCAAATCTTCATCGAATCCTGTAGTTGAATTGAATGGAGAGGAATTCTGGCCACTTTCTGGGAAACCATACTTTGACGTCATACTCACGAAATCACATGTGAAACCCATTTACCAACTG GGGATCCCAGCCAAACTTGAACCAGTACTACCCTCTGGTTCAATACATACAGTTCTCACATTTGGGGGTAAGAGTTGGGAGATGACCTATAATGGAGAAAAACGTCATAAACAATTCGATCGAAAGTCATGGGGAGCATTTGTCGATGAAAACAATTTGAAGGCTGGAGATGGATTGGTGTTTGAACTCAAGGAGTGCAATAGCACACAAATAGGATTCAGAGTCCAAATCCTGAGAGGTGACATCCCTGACGAACTTCTAGAGAAGGCCAACCGTGAGGCAGAGAAACCCATTGTCATACAATGA
- the LOC133730790 gene encoding mitogen-activated protein kinase kinase kinase 20-like, translating into MAVKSADLSESADLAKESRLLKKFRNCPFILNKYGSDVTEEDEGEKLFNVFLEYAQRGTIEGTIKTPRNFELFEQHVRKYTLSVLKGLKYIHDKGFVHCDIKPANIFLVSNDPKDTGFGSYVAKIGDFGLAKRATKNNMVKRSEQIHGTGLYMSPEVSIQNILEPLADIWALGCSVLQMLTGKRFWDFNTDLKDDWGFPIEIPIIPEEVNDEAEDFLGKCFIMNPLGT; encoded by the coding sequence ATGGCCGTGAAGTCGGCAGACTTGTCGGAATCGGCGGACTTGGCTAAAGAAAGTCGACTTCTCAAGAAATTTCGGAACTGCCCTTTTATCTTAAACAAGTATGGCAGCGATGTGACGGAAGAAGATGAAGGTGAGAAGTTGTTCAACGTTTTCTTGGAGTATGCTCAAAGAGGAACCATAGAAGGAACCATAAAGACACCGAGGAATTTCGAGTTGTTTGAGCAGCACGTAAGGAAGTATACACTGTCGGTTTTGAAGGGGCTTAAGTACATTCATGACAAGGGATTTGTGCACTGTGACATTAAGCCCGCAAATATATTCCTTGTAAGTAATGATCCTAAGGATACTGGGTTTGGCTCTTACGTAGCGAAAATCGGGGATTTTGGGCTAGCGAAAAGGGCTACCAAAAACAATATGGTGAAGCGTTCTGAACAAATACATGGCACTGGATTGTATATGTCTCCAGAagtatcaattcaaaacattcttGAGCCGCTGGCTGACATTTGGGCACTAGGCTGCAGTGTTCTGCAGATGCTGACTGGGAAGAGATTTTGGGATTTCAATACTGACTTAAAAGATGACTGGGGGTTTCCAATTGAGATTCCGATTATTCCGGAAGAGGTAAACGATGAGGCTGAGGATTTTTTGGGGAAGTGCTTCATAATGAACCCTCTAGGAACGTAA
- the LOC133741901 gene encoding GDSL esterase/lipase 1-like isoform X1: MTTSRFQIYILAFYASLLVLKCSCLGNSVHQRKHAALFIFGDALFDNGNNNYLNTTTKYQSNFWPYGETFFNHSTGRFSDGRLISDFIAEYAKLPLIPPYLQPGSKDYTYGINFASSAAGALAETHPGFVIDLTTQLSYFKKVEKHLRHKLGDDNAHTLLSEAVYLISIGGNDYFAPFVKNSSFYETQSPEKFVGMVIGNLTNVIKGIYKKGGRKFGFANGIPLGCVPMMRATKPGNPGTCVDEITAVLKLHNKVLAKVLLKLKRQLHGFKYSNPNVYSYLDGIIKNPSQHGFKEGKVSCCGSGPYRGTMSCGGKRGVTEYQLCDNVNDYVFFDSAHPTDRANEQVSKYWWSHTTPNVKVPHVYLKELFEV, translated from the exons ATGACAACTTCAAGGTTTCAAATATATATCTTGGCCTTTTATGCAAGCCTTCTTGTTCTAAAATGTAGCTGCCTTGGCAATTCTGTGCATCAGAGAAAACATGCAGCCTTGTTCATCTTTGGTGATGCACTATTTGACAATGGAAACAATAACTACTTGAACACTACTACTAAATATCAGTCAAATTTCTGGCCCTATGGGGAAACCTTCTTCAACCACTCAACTGGTAGATTTTCAGATGGGCGTCTAATCTCTGATTTCATCG CTGAGTATGCTAAGTTGCCACTTATACCACCATATTTACAACCTGGGTCCAAAGACTATACTTACGGGATCAACTTTGCATCTTCGGCTGCTGGTGCTCTAGCCGAGACTCATCCAGGATTT gtGATAGACCTTACAACTCAACTAAGTTATTTCAAGAAGGTGGAGAAGCACTTGAGGCACAAGCTAGGTGATGATAATGCTCACACATTGCTGTCCGAAGCGGTTTACTTAATTAGCATCGGAGGCAATGATTATTTTGCACCCTTTGTAAAAAACTCCAGTTTTTATGAGACTCAATCACCAGAAAAATTTGTTGGCATGGTGATTGGCAACCTAACGAATGTGATCAAA GGAATATATAAGAAAGGAGGAAGGAAATTTGGGTTTGCAAATGGAATCCCTCTTGGTTGTGTACCAATGATGAGGGCAACAAAGCCGGGAAACCCAGGCACCTGTGTGGATGAAATTACTGCAGTATTGAAACTGCACAATAAAGTACTTGCTAAAGTCCTCCTCAAGCTTAAACGACAGCTTCATGGATTTAAATATTCAAATCCAAATGTCTACTCTTACCTAGATGGAATCATTAAGAATCCATCACAACATG GCTTCAAGGAAGGAAAGGTGTCATGTTGTGGCTCTGGTCCATACAGAGGAACTATGAGCTGTGGAGGAAAGAGAGGTGTGACCGAGTATCAATTATGTGACAATGTTAACGATTATGTCTTTTTCGACTCTGCCCATCCAACCGACAGGGCTAACGAGCAGGTTTCCAAGTATTGGTGGAGCCATACTACTCCTAATGTGAAAGTGCCTCACGTTTATCTGAAAGAGCTATTCGAAGTTTAG
- the LOC133741901 gene encoding GDSL lipase-like isoform X2: MTTSRFQIYILAFYASLLVLKCSCLGNSVHQRKHAALFIFGDALFDNGNNNYLNTTTKYQSNFWPYGETFFNHSTGRFSDGRLISDFIAEYAKLPLIPPYLQPGSKDYTYGINFASSAAGALAETHPGFVIDLTTQLSYFKKVEKHLRHKLGDDNAHTLLSEAVYLISIGGNDYFAPFVKNSSFYETQSPEKFVGMVIGNLTNVIKGIYKKGGRKFGFANGIPLGCVPMMRATKPGNPGTCVDEITAVLKLHNKASRKERCHVVALVHTEEL; encoded by the exons ATGACAACTTCAAGGTTTCAAATATATATCTTGGCCTTTTATGCAAGCCTTCTTGTTCTAAAATGTAGCTGCCTTGGCAATTCTGTGCATCAGAGAAAACATGCAGCCTTGTTCATCTTTGGTGATGCACTATTTGACAATGGAAACAATAACTACTTGAACACTACTACTAAATATCAGTCAAATTTCTGGCCCTATGGGGAAACCTTCTTCAACCACTCAACTGGTAGATTTTCAGATGGGCGTCTAATCTCTGATTTCATCG CTGAGTATGCTAAGTTGCCACTTATACCACCATATTTACAACCTGGGTCCAAAGACTATACTTACGGGATCAACTTTGCATCTTCGGCTGCTGGTGCTCTAGCCGAGACTCATCCAGGATTT gtGATAGACCTTACAACTCAACTAAGTTATTTCAAGAAGGTGGAGAAGCACTTGAGGCACAAGCTAGGTGATGATAATGCTCACACATTGCTGTCCGAAGCGGTTTACTTAATTAGCATCGGAGGCAATGATTATTTTGCACCCTTTGTAAAAAACTCCAGTTTTTATGAGACTCAATCACCAGAAAAATTTGTTGGCATGGTGATTGGCAACCTAACGAATGTGATCAAA GGAATATATAAGAAAGGAGGAAGGAAATTTGGGTTTGCAAATGGAATCCCTCTTGGTTGTGTACCAATGATGAGGGCAACAAAGCCGGGAAACCCAGGCACCTGTGTGGATGAAATTACTGCAGTATTGAAACTGCACAATAAA GCTTCAAGGAAGGAAAGGTGTCATGTTGTGGCTCTGGTCCATACAGAGGAACTATGA
- the LOC133730794 gene encoding uncharacterized protein LOC133730794 has product MGAEKTEVSLDSLIAGFNSQISELQELVIARNRIWVFVSGGCRIFGSGRNDNFLSSGETYELRNNLVVRPFRTQHAIPSQGIVFVYIYVTYICISCFESFALNSGADCYCSGFWVLVVGAVGSELRQRKLLFCGLLTRFKDIRQAVSRLQSKVSAKVVQGDGLRCLRKVCDSWSLFVEFPPSGQVINRSSCKKRKVSLNGSSFCGADLFALVKDSGGLFLEDECDDENKYDFKHTRENFQKAKECLISLKNSIECLHQKNLFPYNPNALLNRCVSLVELIYGAMEFIVILNNNERELLKLNFLLLLAA; this is encoded by the exons ATGGGAGCGGAGAAAACAGAGGTGTCGTTGGATTCGTTGATCGCCGGGTTCAACAGTCAGATCTCAGAGCTCCAAGAGCTCGTTATTGCTCGAAATA GGATTTGGGTATTTGTTTCTGGTGGCTGCAGAATATTTGGTTCAGGTCGGAATGATAATTTTTTGAGTTCAGGTGAAACATATGAGCTGCGGAATAACCTTGTTGTCCGGCCATTTAGGACTCAGCATGCCATACCAAGCCAG ggtattgtttttgtttatatatatgtgacatatatatgtattagcTGTTTTGAGTCTTTTGCTCTCAATTCTGGAGCTGATTGTTATTGTTCTGGGTTCTGGGTTCTGGTTGTGGGTGCAGTTGGTTCTGAACTGAGGCAGAGGAAGCTGCTGTTCTGTGGATTACTTACCAGATTCAAG GACATTCGTCAAGCTGTATCAAGGTTGCAGTCTAAGGTGTCAGCGAAGGTGGTTCAGGGCGATGGGCTACG GTGCTTGCGTAAAGTGTGTGATTCATGGAGCTTATTTGTGGAATTTCCACCGAGTGGACAAGTTATAAATCGATCATcttgcaagaaaagaaaagtttcaTTGAATGGATCGAGTTTCTGTGGAGCAGATTTGTTTGCGCTAGTGAAAGACTCTGGAGGTTTGTTTCTTGAAGATGAATGTGACGATGAAAACAAATATGATTTCAAGCACACTCGAGAGAATTTCCAAAAAGCCAAAGAGTGCTTAATTTCGTTGAAAAATTCGATTGAATGTCTCCACCAAAAGAATCTATTTCCCTACAATCCTAATGCTCTTTTGAACCGGTGTGTGTCTTTGGTGGAGCTAATCTATGGAGCTATGGAGTTTATTGTTATTTTAAACAATAATGAACGTGAACTACTCAAACTGAACTTCTTGCTCTTGCTTGCAGCTTAA